Sequence from the Cetobacterium ceti genome:
TAATAAACAGAATAAAATTTTTGTTGTATACTCTAATAAGAAACATTCATAGATTTGGAGGGAATATGCTAAAAAAAATATTTACTAGTTTGTTGTTTTTAACACTTCTTGGGTGCTCTTCTGTGAATTTAAGCATTGATAGAGATTCCTATCATGCTAAGGGCAAAAATCACAGAATAAAGTACATTGTTTTACACTATACGGCCATTAATGATGTTCGTTCTATTAGAGCCCTCACAAGAGGTAATGTAAGTTCTCACTATCTAGTTACAACAGATAGAAAGCAACCTATATATTCCTTGGTTCCAGATAATGAAAGAGCTTGGCATGCTGGATTTAGTAGTTTCAATGGAAGAGAAAACTTAAATGATACTTCCATAGGAATTGAAATTGTAAATTTAGGAATTAGAAGTGATATTTTAAAAAAATATGAAAAGGAAAAAAACTTCTTTATTCCACAATATGCTTATATTCCATATTCCCAATCTCAAATTGAAAAGGTAGCCTTTTTAGTGAACCAACTTAAATACAAATATAATATTTCTCCTAAGGATATAGTAGGTCATGGTGACATTGCTCCCCAAAGAAAAAAAGACCCAGGTCCATTTTTCCCATGGGAATATCTTTATAGAAAATATAATATAGGAGCTTGGTATGACTATGGAGATTATCGTTATTTCTTAAGTACAGATTCATATAAATCTTGTTCTATAGAAAAGATAAAAAGTGAATTTAGAAAATATGGATATGATATGAATGATACTCCTGAATGGGATGAGGAAAGTAGAAGAGTTGTATATGCTTTTCAATGTCACTTTAGACCTGAAAAAACAAATGGAATTATGGATGCTCAAACCTTTGCAATTTTAAAGGCCTTAAATAAAAAATATTCAAATTAAAATTATTTTGGAGGTTAAATGAAGCCATACATTATCACTTTACTTTTTTTATTTCTAGGAATGAAAAATTTATCCTATGGAATAAATTATAACCCTCATTTAATTCAAAGAAAAATATATAGATTTTATACTCAGTGGGATAAGACAAAATATAAATATGGAGGAACTACTAAAAGTGGCGTTGATTGTTCCGGTCTTATGGATGCCCTTTACAAAAAAGAATTTCATAAGAGAATTCCCCGTACAACTTTAGGAATTGCAAAATTTGGAAGAAGAACTAATCTTAAACACTTAAGAATTGGTGATTTAATACTTTTTAAAATGCACCATGGACATCATGTAGGAGTTTATGTTGGACATAATAAATTTATGCAATCTTGTAATAGTAAAGGAGTCACCATCTCTAGATTTTCTTCATATTGGCATAGACACTATTGGCAAAGCAGAAGAATTTTATTGTGAACTACCACCGTCCTAATAGAGGACGGGGCTTCGTGGGAAATATCTAACTCATATCAGATATATTAATCACGCTCTACGGGTAGTTCCTACCCTGATATATATTTTAATAGGCTAATAGAGTTCTACCAACCTCACGAATATTTATACTTGCGTTTAGGTCTCTATCTATTTGTGAACCACATTCATCACATTTATAGACTCTTTCAGATAGTGCTAGTTTCGTTTTTACTGAACCACAAAATGAACAAGTCTTTGATGATGGAAACCATTTATCAATTTTAATTACTTGTTTACCTAAAAATATTGATTTGTATTGAAGCATAGTTGTAAACATTCCCCAACCATTATCAGCAACAGATTTACCAAAGTTTAACCCTTGACTCATACCTTTCATATTAAGGTCTTCAAGTATTATTGCGTTATACTTAGTTACAAGTTCATGGGATAGCTTATGTAAAAAATCTTTTCTACTGTTTTTGATAAGGTTATGAATTTTAGCAACTTTAAGTTTTGCTTTATTCCAATTTTGTGAAAATTTAACTTTTCTTGATAAGTCTCTTTGAGCTTTAGCGAGTTTAGTTTCTAACTTTCTAAAAAATCTAGGATAATGAGCTCTTTGGTTATCAGAGCTAACAAAAAGTTCAGACATAGCAAAATCAAGCCCAACAATATTGTTATCGCTTGGAACTTCTTTAATATCCTTTTCAAATTCAGTAAGTATTGAAACGTAGTAAGTACCATTAGGCTCTTGGCTAATGGTAGCTGATTTAATCGCATAATTTTGAGGTATTTGTCTATGAAGTTTAATTTTAACTAAACCTATCTTTGGAAGTTTTAAAAAACTATTTTCAATTCTAATTGAATTATTTACACAATTAGTTGAATATGACTTTCTACTAGATTTTTTACTTTTAAATTTTGGGAAACTAGCTCTTTTTTGAAAGAAATTCTTATATGCAATTTCTAAATTTTTAAGTGCTTGTTGTAATGCGATTGAATCAACCTCTTTTAAGAATGGTAATTCATTTTTTAGCGGAACAAGCTCTTTAGATTGAGTATTGTAAGTTACAGATTTTTTCTCTGCCTCATACAATTCTTTTCTCTGAGCTAAGAACCTGTTATACACAAGTCTAGTACAACCAAAAGTTTGATTAATTATATTAGCTTGAGTTTCATTAGGGTAGATTCTATATTTAAAAGCTAAGTTATATGTCTTCATAGTTTTCACCTCCATTTTTTAAATTTTATTATTATTGTATTATACCATAATTTCTAAATATTTTAATCTAAAAAACTAAAAAGATTGCCCCGATTCATCCTCTCCCTAATAGATGAAGAGGTTTTCTCAGGGCGTTTTGATAAAAAATCCCCTAGATTTCTAGGGGATTTTTCTTTATCTTTCAATTCCATTTCTAGCTAAAATTCCATTATAATAATAATGTTTAACCTCTAACATCTCTGTTACTAAATCTGCTCTTTCAATTACCCTTTCAGGAGCATATCTTCCTGTTAAAATAAGTTCAGTTCTTTCAGGTTTCAAATCAATTAATTGTAAAATTTCATCTGTGCTTATAAGATTAAAATATGGACATATACAAATTTCATCTAAAATAACAATATCATATTCATCACTTAATAAAATTTCCTTAGCTCTTAAATATCCATTTTTAGCCTTAATTCTATCAACCTCTTGTACATGTTCAGGGGATATAATACAATTTTCAGTTCCAAATCTTTCCACAGGAACTCCAAGTTTTTCCAATACATTTAATTCCCCGTATTTTTGTCCCTTCATAAATTGTCCCATATATACTTTCATATTATTTCCAAGAGCACGAACAGCTAAACCTAAACTTGCTGTGGTTTTTCCCTTTCCATTTCCAGTATAAACATGAACATAACCTTTCATCAAACCACTTCCTTTAAAAAAAATTCCCCTAGGGGTAATAGATTCTAATTCTATTATACCACCTAAGGGAAAATATTTTAATCTTCTTTCTTTTTATAAACTATAAGTCCAATTCCTGTTATAACCAATGAGATTGCCATATAAAGAGGATTTGCTATTGTAGCATAAATAAATATAGAACCCCCTCCAACAAGGGCTAAAATCGGTATCACAGGGTATAAAGGTACTTTATATGGTCTTTCTAAGTTTGGTTCTCTCTTTCTTAGAATAAATAATCCAATAAAGATTAAACAGTAGAATAACCAAAATAATGCCACAGGAATATCTCCAAATACATCTACCTTACCTGTTATAAACATTAGAACTAAACAAACACAAGATAATCCATACATAAATACAGATGAGTTTTTAGGTTGCATTGTTTTTTCATCTATTTTAGCAAAGAATTTATCCTTTGGTAAATGCCCCTCTATTGCTAAAGTATATGGAATTCTTGTAGAAGCCATAGTCATACCATTAAGTCCACCAAAAGCTGAAATCATAATTCCTAAAAATACAAATCTTGCACCCATACTTCCAAATAGTTCCTTAGCAACCCCAAACATTCCCTCACTCATTAATTTTTCAGCTGGGAAAACATTTAGTAGAGAATAATTTAATAGTACATAAAATATTGCCACAAATCCAAGTCCCAAAATAATTGCTCTAGGTAAATCTTTTTTTACATTTTTTAAATCTCCAGCTATGGTTCCCACATATATCCACCCATCAAAGGCAAACATAACAGGAACAAGAGCTAAACCTAAAAGTAAAAGTGGAGATTCTGTACTAGCTAGAACCTTTTGAGAAACATGCATTGGTCCTAAAGTATTATTTACAGATAATAGTCCAAAAACTGTAATTAATCCCAAAGGAATTAATTTAGCTATTGTAGCTGCAGTTTGAATTATTCCACCTACTCTATTTGTAAATATATTTACAATATATACAAAGGTTAAAACACCAAAAGAAATTGGAATTAGAACCTCATTACTTGCGTTAATTCCTAAAAAGTTAGTTGTAAAAAAGGCAAAATAATATGAAATAATTCCTATTAAGGCTGGGAAATATATAACCATTTGAGCCCATCCAACTAAAAATGCTATTTTAGGTCCATATATCTTTTTTATCCATGCAATCATACCACCTGTTTCAGGAATAGCCGCACCTACCTCTGCTGCAGTAAGACCAGATATTATAGAAATGATTCCTCCTAAAATCCATGCCCATATGGCAATTTTAGGATTCATTCCAGCTGCTGTTAAAATCTGAGTAGCTTTGAAGAATATACCTATTCCAATAACAATTCCCACAACCATGGAAAAAGCTACAGAAAAGCCGTACCTTCCTTCTAATTTGTCCTTCATAAAGTTTTTCCTCCTGATACTTTCTTACTATATTTTTAGTATAGTAGTCTTCAAAAAATTTTATCATGATTTCAATATTTGTACAAGAAAATTTTCACAATTCCTTTTGAATTTCTAGGGGTTGCTAAATCCCTTAGACTATTATATAATTTAGTATCTTTTTCAAAGAGGTGTATAAAAAATGATAAAGTCTACTAAGACAAATTTATTAGTTGACTGGGGTGCAAAGGTATATTTATTTCCCTTACTTTTCTTCGGTTTACTACTTCGTGGTTGCGATAGATTAGTACTAAAATATAAAATATATAAGGGAACCCATAATAAAAAAAACTGGTACTATTAAAAAATAGTAACCAGCTTTTTTTTATACAGAAGTTTCAGAAAGTAAAACCTCTTTTATTTTTCCTCTTCTCTTTAAATAATTTGCCAAATACACAAAAGGTGTATCTAAAGCTGCCACAACAAATTTCATAAAATATGTTACCCAATAAATTTCAATTAAAACTTCCTTTGGATAAACTCCATAAAATGCAACTAGTGTAAATACTAAATTATCAATTAACTGACTTACCATAGTACTTAAATTATTTCTTATCCAAATATGCTTTGTTTCTGGAAATCTTTTTCTCCAAAATTCATATGCCCACACATCATGATTTTGAGAAATTCCATAGGCTAAAAGCCCTGCAAACATAATTCTTGGCATAAAATCAAATATAAGTTTTACACTTTTAAAGTTATTTATACCAGCTTCCACATTAGTTGGCACAAACATTATGGCAATTTTCATTATAACCGCAGTTACAGCCATGGTAAAAAATCCAATTTTAACAGCATTTTTAGCATCTTTTTCACTATAATTTTCAGATAAAATATCTGTAACTAAAAATCCACCTGCATATAAAATATTTCCCAAAGTAGTTCCAAATCCAAAAAGGTCCACAAGTAAAACCACCTGAATATTTGCTAGTATTGTTGATATTGGTACCCAAATATAAAGTCCTAATTTCCCATATTTTGTATAAATAAACATAATACTTCCAAAGTTAACAATTAAAAGTAATGCCCACAGTAATTCGTTTCTCATCTTTCCTCCTAAAATATTATTGCTCAAAAACTCCTAAATCTTTATTATCTATTAAAAGTTCTACCCTTGGGTTTTCTGTTAAATATCTATATTTTTCCACAAACCATTTTACAAGTTCTTTATCCTGTTTAACCTCAGTTCCATTATCAATAAAAATATTCACTGTTATACTTTTAAAATATTTTAATCCCAACTCAATGTCCCTATCTATCATCTCTTTATTTTGTCCCTTAACACATATAAGAAGACAAACAGAATAAAGTTCTTTACCTAATTCTTCAAGCTCCTTTTCTCCCACAGAGAAATTTTTTCCATAACCATTTATTCTAAATTCATTATCAAATGTTTCAAGTCCCATTCTAAATCTAATTTCAACTCCAGGAAACATTTTTCTAATCTCTTCTAATCTTTTTTTATAACCGTAATATATTTCAAAATATAAAGTTTTTATATTTTTTTCCTTAACAACCTCTTGGATTTTTTCCATTGTACTTTCTGGTAATTCAAAAACTGATCCAGAATTTATAACTTCTAAAGCTTTAAATTCTCCTGTAACCTCTCCTAAGGTTTCAAAATTTACTTCCTCTATAGTTTTATCATCTGTGGAATTATCTTCAATATAATTACAGAATTTACATTTTCCATATTTACATGGATAACTTTTCAGTAAAACTATTTCTCTTTTATTATTTTTGTCTTCAATCTTTCCGTATCTAACTCCCATTTTTCTTCCTTTCTTCTAATGAAATAAAAAGAGGGGCAGAGTTCTCCAAAAAAACTCTGCCCCATAACAAAAAAAGGGGACAATTAGCCCCTGTGTTTTCATTACAATAAGCCTAGTTTTTTATAGATGGAGGTTTCCGAACATCTCTTTATTCTTTTATTTTACCTAAATATTATACTTGTATTTCAAAAAAAAATCAATATTAGTTTTCATAGGTATTTTTAATAGCTTTTTCAAACTCTTCCATGGTAATTCCATATCTGTTTAACTTCCCTAAAAGTTGTTTTCCATTTCCATATCCAATTCCTAAAAGTCCACAGAACTTTTCTCTAATTTCTTTGGAATTATTATTTCCAATTAAACCATAGTCTAAAAGTAGATCCATTGTAAAAAGATTTTCTTTATTTTCTATAGTTTCACATTTTGCTTTTTCCAATGCTTCAATGATCACTTCAGGACAAGCATTTTCAATTCCAATATCTCCATCTTTTGTTCCAGCACTTCTTGTTATATAAGCATGTTTAACATTAGGAAAATATTTTTGTATATATCTTCTAAGTTCCTTTCCAACAAAATCTGGATCTGTTAAAACTATAAGCCCTTGATTTTCATAGGCCTTTCTTAGTTTTTCAATGTTTCCTTTTTTTCTAATGGCAAATCCATTTGTAATAATTAACTCTGCATCAACAGCAGCTTTTACAGCGGAAACGTCATCTTTTCCTTCTACTACAATAACTTCTTTAATAATCTTCTTCATTTTATATATAAAATCCTCTCTTGATTTAAATTGTATAATTAATTATAACAAATTTTTAATTTTAATGCTAATTTTTATATTATTATTTTTTATAGGACTTAAAAAGTTTTTGACAGTTATATTTTTTCGTGCTAGAATACTACAAAATTCAATAGAGCATATTATCATATAAGCCGCAAATAAGGTGTGGCGTCTCTACGACTGACCGTAAATCAGTATCTATGAAATTCAAGGGGAATAGTCTATCTTTTTGTATTTTCATAGGATAGGTGTATTCTCTTTTTTAATATAATTGGAGGTTTAATTACATGAAAGAAAATAGTATAGTAATACTTGATTTTGGTTCTCAGTATAACCAACTGATTGCCAGAAGAGTTAGAGAAATGGGTGTATACGCAGAGGTTGTTCCATATTTTGAGCCCTTAGATAAAATCATGGCTAGAAAACCTAAAGGAATAATCCTTTCAGGAGGTCCTGCTTCTGTTTATTTAGAAGGAGCTCCGACAATTGATAAGGCTCTATATGACCAAGGGATTCCAGTTCTTGGAATTTGTTATGGTATGCAGCTTACAACTCAGCTTTTAGGAGGAACTGTAGAGCGTGCGGACAAGCAGGAGTTTGGTAAGGCTGAACTTAATATAGATGACAAAGAATCACCTTTTTATGAGGCTGTTCCTGATTTAAACCAAGTTTGGATGAGTCATGGAGACCATGTAACTAAATTAGCTGATGGGTTTGTACAAATAGCTCACACTGATTCGTGTATTGCTGCTGCTGCAAACTATGAAAGAAATATTTTCTGTGTTCAATATCACCCAGAGGTTACTCACTCAACTTTTGGAACTCAAATGTTAAAGAACTTTGTATTTGAAGTTGCAAAATGTGAGAAAAACTGGTCAATGGGAAATTATATTGAGCAAACTGTTAAGGATATAAAAGAAAAAGTTGGAAATAAAAAAGTTTTACTAGGACTTTCTGGTGGAGTTGACTCATCTGTTGCTGCTATGTTAATTCATAAGGCAATTGGAGATCAATTAATCTGTATCTTTGTTGATACTGGACTTCTTAGAAAGGACGAAGCTAAAAATGTAATGGATATTTATGGAGAACACTTCCATATGAATATTAAATGTGTAGATGCAGAGGCTAGATTCCTTGAGAAATTAAAGGGAGTTGCTGATCCTGAATCTAAGAGAAAAATAATTGGACATGAGTTTATTGAAGTATTCAATGAGGAAGCTTCTAAGTTAACAGATGTGGATTTCCTAGCTCAAGGAACTATTTACCCAGATGTTATTGAATCTCAATCTGTAAAGGGTCCATCTGTAACTATTAAATCTCACCACAACGTTGGAGGATTACCTGAGGACATGCATTTCCAATTACTTGAGCCATTAAGAGAACTATTTAAAGATGAGGTTAGAGCAGTTGGAAGAGAAATGGGAATTCCTGATCATATGATCGATAGACATCCATTCCCAGGACCAGGATTAGGAATTAGAATCCTAGGAGATGTGGATAAGGAAAAGGCTGATATTTTAAGAGAGGCTGACGCTATATTTATAGAGGAGTTAAGAAATGCTGGACTTTACCAAAAAGTTTCCCAAGCCTTTGTTGTACTTCTTCCTGTTAAATCTGTAGGAGTTATGGGAGATGAAAGAACTTATGAATATACAGCTGTTTTAAGATCTGCTGATACCATAGATTTCATGACTGCAACTTGGTCTCGTTTACCATATGATTTCTTAGATAGAGTTTCAAATAGAATTATAAACGAAGTTAAAGGTATTAATAGATTAACTTATGATATCTCTTCTAAACCACCAGCTACAATTGAGTGGGAATAATAATTCCATTCTTTCAAAGTCAATAAAATCAAGGGTTTATGAAGTACTTTTTTTCAAGTGGTCCCATTGTGGTCCCATAGTAATATTTTATGTATAATTTAATAGGTTCACTACATTAATTTGTGGTGGCCTTTTTTTATTGCTCTAAAACTTAAATAAATCTAATATTGAATCAGCCTTTTTAAAAACTTTAAATTCTATAAGTTTTTTCTTATAGTTCAAAGGATCTATGGCTAAAGAGAACCCTTTCCCTTCAATTTTTGATCTAAACCCAAATTGATTTTTAATTTTTCAGTTTCTTTAGAAAGTTGTTCATTGGTTATGATATCTTTATTTCCATTTACATATTTATTTCTAAGTCCTTG
This genomic interval carries:
- a CDS encoding N-acetylmuramoyl-L-alanine amidase, translating into MLKKIFTSLLFLTLLGCSSVNLSIDRDSYHAKGKNHRIKYIVLHYTAINDVRSIRALTRGNVSSHYLVTTDRKQPIYSLVPDNERAWHAGFSSFNGRENLNDTSIGIEIVNLGIRSDILKKYEKEKNFFIPQYAYIPYSQSQIEKVAFLVNQLKYKYNISPKDIVGHGDIAPQRKKDPGPFFPWEYLYRKYNIGAWYDYGDYRYFLSTDSYKSCSIEKIKSEFRKYGYDMNDTPEWDEESRRVVYAFQCHFRPEKTNGIMDAQTFAILKALNKKYSN
- a CDS encoding C40 family peptidase; the protein is MKPYIITLLFLFLGMKNLSYGINYNPHLIQRKIYRFYTQWDKTKYKYGGTTKSGVDCSGLMDALYKKEFHKRIPRTTLGIAKFGRRTNLKHLRIGDLILFKMHHGHHVGVYVGHNKFMQSCNSKGVTISRFSSYWHRHYWQSRRILL
- a CDS encoding RNA-guided endonuclease TnpB family protein; this encodes MKTYNLAFKYRIYPNETQANIINQTFGCTRLVYNRFLAQRKELYEAEKKSVTYNTQSKELVPLKNELPFLKEVDSIALQQALKNLEIAYKNFFQKRASFPKFKSKKSSRKSYSTNCVNNSIRIENSFLKLPKIGLVKIKLHRQIPQNYAIKSATISQEPNGTYYVSILTEFEKDIKEVPSDNNIVGLDFAMSELFVSSDNQRAHYPRFFRKLETKLAKAQRDLSRKVKFSQNWNKAKLKVAKIHNLIKNSRKDFLHKLSHELVTKYNAIILEDLNMKGMSQGLNFGKSVADNGWGMFTTMLQYKSIFLGKQVIKIDKWFPSSKTCSFCGSVKTKLALSERVYKCDECGSQIDRDLNASINIREVGRTLLAY
- a CDS encoding cob(I)yrinic acid a,c-diamide adenosyltransferase, with the translated sequence MKGYVHVYTGNGKGKTTASLGLAVRALGNNMKVYMGQFMKGQKYGELNVLEKLGVPVERFGTENCIISPEHVQEVDRIKAKNGYLRAKEILLSDEYDIVILDEICICPYFNLISTDEILQLIDLKPERTELILTGRYAPERVIERADLVTEMLEVKHYYYNGILARNGIER
- a CDS encoding APC family permease — its product is MKDKLEGRYGFSVAFSMVVGIVIGIGIFFKATQILTAAGMNPKIAIWAWILGGIISIISGLTAAEVGAAIPETGGMIAWIKKIYGPKIAFLVGWAQMVIYFPALIGIISYYFAFFTTNFLGINASNEVLIPISFGVLTFVYIVNIFTNRVGGIIQTAATIAKLIPLGLITVFGLLSVNNTLGPMHVSQKVLASTESPLLLLGLALVPVMFAFDGWIYVGTIAGDLKNVKKDLPRAIILGLGFVAIFYVLLNYSLLNVFPAEKLMSEGMFGVAKELFGSMGARFVFLGIMISAFGGLNGMTMASTRIPYTLAIEGHLPKDKFFAKIDEKTMQPKNSSVFMYGLSCVCLVLMFITGKVDVFGDIPVALFWLFYCLIFIGLFILRKREPNLERPYKVPLYPVIPILALVGGGSIFIYATIANPLYMAISLVITGIGLIVYKKKED
- a CDS encoding queuosine precursor transporter, translated to MRNELLWALLLIVNFGSIMFIYTKYGKLGLYIWVPISTILANIQVVLLVDLFGFGTTLGNILYAGGFLVTDILSENYSEKDAKNAVKIGFFTMAVTAVIMKIAIMFVPTNVEAGINNFKSVKLIFDFMPRIMFAGLLAYGISQNHDVWAYEFWRKRFPETKHIWIRNNLSTMVSQLIDNLVFTLVAFYGVYPKEVLIEIYWVTYFMKFVVAALDTPFVYLANYLKRRGKIKEVLLSETSV
- a CDS encoding radical SAM protein yields the protein MGVRYGKIEDKNNKREIVLLKSYPCKYGKCKFCNYIEDNSTDDKTIEEVNFETLGEVTGEFKALEVINSGSVFELPESTMEKIQEVVKEKNIKTLYFEIYYGYKKRLEEIRKMFPGVEIRFRMGLETFDNEFRINGYGKNFSVGEKELEELGKELYSVCLLICVKGQNKEMIDRDIELGLKYFKSITVNIFIDNGTEVKQDKELVKWFVEKYRYLTENPRVELLIDNKDLGVFEQ
- the rnmV gene encoding ribonuclease M5 — translated: MKKIIKEVIVVEGKDDVSAVKAAVDAELIITNGFAIRKKGNIEKLRKAYENQGLIVLTDPDFVGKELRRYIQKYFPNVKHAYITRSAGTKDGDIGIENACPEVIIEALEKAKCETIENKENLFTMDLLLDYGLIGNNNSKEIREKFCGLLGIGYGNGKQLLGKLNRYGITMEEFEKAIKNTYEN
- the guaA gene encoding glutamine-hydrolyzing GMP synthase, with protein sequence MKENSIVILDFGSQYNQLIARRVREMGVYAEVVPYFEPLDKIMARKPKGIILSGGPASVYLEGAPTIDKALYDQGIPVLGICYGMQLTTQLLGGTVERADKQEFGKAELNIDDKESPFYEAVPDLNQVWMSHGDHVTKLADGFVQIAHTDSCIAAAANYERNIFCVQYHPEVTHSTFGTQMLKNFVFEVAKCEKNWSMGNYIEQTVKDIKEKVGNKKVLLGLSGGVDSSVAAMLIHKAIGDQLICIFVDTGLLRKDEAKNVMDIYGEHFHMNIKCVDAEARFLEKLKGVADPESKRKIIGHEFIEVFNEEASKLTDVDFLAQGTIYPDVIESQSVKGPSVTIKSHHNVGGLPEDMHFQLLEPLRELFKDEVRAVGREMGIPDHMIDRHPFPGPGLGIRILGDVDKEKADILREADAIFIEELRNAGLYQKVSQAFVVLLPVKSVGVMGDERTYEYTAVLRSADTIDFMTATWSRLPYDFLDRVSNRIINEVKGINRLTYDISSKPPATIEWE